In a genomic window of Gossypium arboreum isolate Shixiya-1 chromosome 9, ASM2569848v2, whole genome shotgun sequence:
- the LOC108457047 gene encoding nonsense-mediated mRNA decay factor SMG7 isoform X1: protein MDKMSTAPSSREGAQCLYKKNIELENNRRKSAQARVPSDPNTWQQMRENYEAIILEDHAFSEQNNIEYALWQLHYKRIEELRAHYSAALTSARSTTSQGVKVPPQSDRLTKIRLQFKTFLSEATGFYHELILKIRAKYGLPFGYFSDDSESLIVMDKDGKKSAEIKMGLVSCHRCLIYLGDLARYKGLYGDGDSKTREYAAASSYYLQAVSVWPLSGNPHHQLAILASYSGDEVVAVYRYFRSLALDNPFSTARDNLIVAFEKNRHSYSQLTGDAKTSLVKEPAVSLSGKGRRKAEAKPTSKESNMESRPPKEKESGAQDNLKSFCIRFVRLNDILFTHTSLETFADVLKLVSHDLCELLSSGPEEKLSFGTDATENALFLVRLVSVLIFTVHNLKRESEAQTYAEIVQRAALLQNALTAIFELMGYVVERCLQLKDVSSSYTLPAILVFVEWLACCPDVATADGDVDEKQSITRSLFWKHCVSFLNKILTIGPMCIDDDEDETFFNMSRYEEGETENLLALWEDFELRGFLPLVTAHNILDFSRKRSFISDGDKEKKARVKRILAAGRALASVIRIDQKTVCFDSKAKKFLVGVEPCEGVTFGSSTLLAANGVEHETPSEKINIGNMLPIAPGIVAEDDDDEVIVFQPSVSEKRIEVINSNRPPPETLKLDLSSCGGDRNFYGSSVSASLDSLRQHNKSDASPPLPASVGSIHSQQLQPVQMQASRWSVKEATSVSNSLRALTMLENGHLRKHEMQDNLGLRHPAAYSFAIQQPINASAGGMYYSQTKVPETVIPSGIDTIVSSRVAADALASKTTSASQVGMHNNPVNGAVRHLGPPPGFGPVPPKPPSEETPVMDDYSWLDGYRLASSLKGSGLDSSLNYASHADSLYVNNSSSGLTGTISFPFPGKQVSPVQFQMEKQNSWQDYNTLDHKKFQHEQKLQQHQFMNGNQQQFTSLPEQFQGQSMWTGRYFV, encoded by the exons ATGGATAAAATGTCGACAGCTCCTTCATCCAGGGAGGGTGCACAGTGTCTTTATAAGAAG AATATAGAGCTGGAAAATAATCGTAGGAAATCTGCTCAGGCACGAGTACCCTCAGATCCAAATACCTGGCAGCAGATGCGTGAGAACTATGAGGCAATAATTCTCGAGGACCATGCATTTTCTGAGCAGAACAATATTGAATATGCTTTGTGGCAATTACATTACAAACGGATTGAGGAACTAAGAGCACATTATAGTGCTGCCCTAACTTCTGCCAGGTCAACCACATCTCAGGGCGTGAAAGTTCCCCCACAGTCTGACAGGCTTACAAAAATAAGATTGCAGTTTAAGACTTTCCTTTCAGAGGCAACAGGATTTTATCATGAATTGATTTTGAAAATCAGAGCAAAGTATGGACTTCCATTTGGGTATTTCTCTGATGATTCAGAAAGCCTAATTGTTATGGACAAAGATGGGAAGAAATCTGCTGAGATAAAAATGGGTTTGGTGTCTTGTCACCGTTGTTTGATATACTTGGGAGACCTAGCACGGTACAAAGGATTATATGGAGATGGAGACTCTAAAACACGTGAGTATGCAGCTGCTTCAAGTTACTACTTGCAAGCTGTGTCAGTTTGGCCCTTAAGTGGGAATCCACATCATCag CTAGCTATATTGGCATCCTACTCGGGAGACGAGGTGGTGGCTGTTTATCGATATTTTCGGAGTCTGGCATTGGATAACCCCTTTTCAACTGCTAGGGATAACTTGATTGTGGCTTTTGAGAAG AACCGTCATAGTTACTCACAGCTTACTGGAGATGCTAAAACTTCCTTGGTCAAGGAGCCTGCAGTGTCGTTATCGGGAAAAGGTAGAAGGAAAGCGGAAGCAAAACCTACATCGAAAGAATCCAACATGGAATCAAGGCCTCCTAAGGAGAAAGAATCTGGTGCCCAGGATAATTTGAAGTCCTTCTGCATTCGATTTGTGCGTCTAAATGATATTCTTTTTACACACACAAG TCTGGAGACTTTTGCAGATGTTCTTAAATTGGTTAGCCATGATTTATGCGAACTTCTGTCTTCGGGACCAGAAGAGAAATTGAGTTTTGGCACAGATGCTACTGAGAATGCACTTTTCCTTGTTAGGTTGGTTTCAGTTCTCATATTTACTGTTCACAATCTGAAGAGGGAGAGTGAAGCTCAAACATATGCTGAAATTGTACAGCGTGCTGCGTTGCTTCAGAATGCATTGACAGCCATTTTTGAGTTGATGGGATATGTGGTAGAGAGATGTTTGCAGCTCAAGGATGTTTCTTCTAGCTACACCTTACCAGCTATTCTGGTTTTTGTAGAGTGGCTGGCTTGCTGCCCGGATGTTGCAACAGCTGACGGTGATGTTGATGAGAAACAGTCAATTACTAGATCACTCTTCTGGAAACATTGCGTATCATTTCTAAATAAGATCCTGACAATTGGGCCAATGTGCATCGACGATGATGAAGATGAGACCTTTTTCAATATGAGCAGGTATGAAGAAGGAGAAACTGAAAACCTTCTTGCATTGTGGGAGGACTTTGAGTTGCGAGGGTTCTTGCCTCTTGTTACAGCACATAACATTTTGGACTTCTCAAGGAAACGTTCCTTTATAAGCGATGGTGATAAGGAAAAGAAAGCCCGTGTCAAGAGAATTTTAGCTGCTGGGAGGGCTCTTGCTAGTGTCATTAGGATTGATCAGAAAACTGTTTGTTTTGATTCAAAAGCCAAGAAATTTCTTGTTGGTGTTGAGCCTTGTGAAGGTGTCACATTTGGGTCTTCTACCCTGCTGGCAGCAAATGGCGTGGAACATGAAACCCCCTCTGAGAAGATTAATATTGGAAATATGCTGCCAATCGCACCTGGAATTGTTGcggaagatgatgatgatgaagtgATTGTTTTCCAGCCTTCTGTGAGTGAAAAGAGAATTGAGGTGATCAATTCTAACAGGCCTCCTCCTGAGACTTTGAAGCTTGATCTAAGTAGTTGTGGAGGTGATCGCAATTTCTATGGCAGTTCCGTGTCTGCTTCTCTTGATAGTCTTCGCCAGCATAATAAATCTGATGCTAGTCCTCCACTGCCTGCATCTGTTGGTAGCATTCACTCTCAGCAGTTACAGCCTGTTCAGATGCAGGCATCTAGGTGGTCAGTGAAGGAAGCTACTTCAGTGTCTAATAGTTTGAGGGCTTTGACAATGTTGGAAAATGGGCATTTAAGAAAACATGAGATGCAAGATAATCTAGGCCTTCGTCATCCTGCTGCTTACTCTTTTGCTATCCAACAACCTATCAATGCTAGTGCTGGCGGTATGTACTACAGTCAGACAAAAGTGCCAGAAACTGTGATCCCATCTGGAATTGATACAATTGTGTCGTCTAGAGTTGCTGCTGATGCTTTGGCTTCTAAAACTACCTCAGCTTCACAAGTTGGGATGCATAATAATCCAGTTAATGGCGCTGTTAGGCATCTTGGCCCCCCACCAGGTTTTGGCCCTGTTCCTCCAAAGCCACCAAGTGAAGAAACCCCTGTGATGGATGATTATAGTTGGTTGGATGGATATCGGTTGGCATCATCATTGAAAGGCTCTGGGCTTGATAGTTCTCTCAATTATGCGTCTCATGCAGATTCCCTGTATGTCAATAATAGCAGCAGTGGCTTGACTGGAACAATAAGCTTTCCTTTCCCTGGAAAACAGGTCTCACCGGTGCAATTTCAAATGGAAAAGCAGAATAGCTGGCAGGATTACAATACCCTTGATCATAAAAAATTTCAACATGAACAGAAGCTGCAGCAACATCAATTCATGAATGGAAACCAGCAGCAGTTTACCTCACTGCCTGAGCAGTTTCAAGGACAATCAATGTGGACAGGACGTTATTTTGTGTGA
- the LOC108457047 gene encoding nonsense-mediated mRNA decay factor SMG7 isoform X2, producing the protein MMIVQMDKMSTAPSSREGAQCLYKKNIELENNRRKSAQARVPSDPNTWQQMRENYEAIILEDHAFSEQNNIEYALWQLHYKRIEELRAHYSAALTSARSTTSQGVKVPPQSDRLTKIRLQFKTFLSEATGFYHELILKIRAKYGLPFGYFSDDSESLIVMDKDGKKSAEIKMGLVSCHRCLIYLGDLARYKGLYGDGDSKTREYAAASSYYLQAVSVWPLSGNPHHQLAILASYSGDEVVAVYRYFRSLALDNPFSTARDNLIVAFEKNRHSYSQLTGDAKTSLVKEPAVSLSGKGRRKAEAKPTSKESNMESRPPKEKESGAQDNLKSFCIRFVRLNDILFTHTSLETFADVLKLVSHDLCELLSSGPEEKLSFGTDATENALFLVRLVSVLIFTVHNLKRESEAQTYAEIVQRAALLQNALTAIFELMGYVVERCLQLKDVSSSYTLPAILVFVEWLACCPDVATADGDVDEKQSITRSLFWKHCVSFLNKILTIGPMCIDDDEDETFFNMSRYEEGETENLLALWEDFELRGFLPLVTAHNILDFSRKRSFISDGDKEKKARVKRILAAGRALASVIRIDQKTVCFDSKAKKFLVGVEPCEGVTFGSSTLLAANGVEHETPSEKINIGNMLPIAPGIVAEDDDDEVIVFQPSVSEKRIEVINSNRPPPETLKLDLSSCGGDRNFYGSSVSASLDSLRQHNKSDASPPLPASVGSIHSQQLQPVQMQASRWSVKEATSVSNSLRALTMLENGHLRKHEMQDNLGLRHPAAYSFAIQQPINASAGGMYYSQTKVPETVIPSGIDTIVSSRVAADALASKTTSASQVGMHNNPVNGAVRHLGPPPGFGPVPPKPPSEETPVMDDYSWLDGYRLASSLKGSGLDSSLNYASHADSLYVNNSSSGLTGTISFPFPGKQVSPVQFQMEKQNSWQDYNTLDHKKFQHEQKLQQHQFMNGNQQQFTSLPEQFQGQSMWTGRYFV; encoded by the exons ATGATGATAGTGCAGATGGATAAAATGTCGACAGCTCCTTCATCCAGGGAGGGTGCACAGTGTCTTTATAAGAAG AATATAGAGCTGGAAAATAATCGTAGGAAATCTGCTCAGGCACGAGTACCCTCAGATCCAAATACCTGGCAGCAGATGCGTGAGAACTATGAGGCAATAATTCTCGAGGACCATGCATTTTCTGAGCAGAACAATATTGAATATGCTTTGTGGCAATTACATTACAAACGGATTGAGGAACTAAGAGCACATTATAGTGCTGCCCTAACTTCTGCCAGGTCAACCACATCTCAGGGCGTGAAAGTTCCCCCACAGTCTGACAGGCTTACAAAAATAAGATTGCAGTTTAAGACTTTCCTTTCAGAGGCAACAGGATTTTATCATGAATTGATTTTGAAAATCAGAGCAAAGTATGGACTTCCATTTGGGTATTTCTCTGATGATTCAGAAAGCCTAATTGTTATGGACAAAGATGGGAAGAAATCTGCTGAGATAAAAATGGGTTTGGTGTCTTGTCACCGTTGTTTGATATACTTGGGAGACCTAGCACGGTACAAAGGATTATATGGAGATGGAGACTCTAAAACACGTGAGTATGCAGCTGCTTCAAGTTACTACTTGCAAGCTGTGTCAGTTTGGCCCTTAAGTGGGAATCCACATCATCag CTAGCTATATTGGCATCCTACTCGGGAGACGAGGTGGTGGCTGTTTATCGATATTTTCGGAGTCTGGCATTGGATAACCCCTTTTCAACTGCTAGGGATAACTTGATTGTGGCTTTTGAGAAG AACCGTCATAGTTACTCACAGCTTACTGGAGATGCTAAAACTTCCTTGGTCAAGGAGCCTGCAGTGTCGTTATCGGGAAAAGGTAGAAGGAAAGCGGAAGCAAAACCTACATCGAAAGAATCCAACATGGAATCAAGGCCTCCTAAGGAGAAAGAATCTGGTGCCCAGGATAATTTGAAGTCCTTCTGCATTCGATTTGTGCGTCTAAATGATATTCTTTTTACACACACAAG TCTGGAGACTTTTGCAGATGTTCTTAAATTGGTTAGCCATGATTTATGCGAACTTCTGTCTTCGGGACCAGAAGAGAAATTGAGTTTTGGCACAGATGCTACTGAGAATGCACTTTTCCTTGTTAGGTTGGTTTCAGTTCTCATATTTACTGTTCACAATCTGAAGAGGGAGAGTGAAGCTCAAACATATGCTGAAATTGTACAGCGTGCTGCGTTGCTTCAGAATGCATTGACAGCCATTTTTGAGTTGATGGGATATGTGGTAGAGAGATGTTTGCAGCTCAAGGATGTTTCTTCTAGCTACACCTTACCAGCTATTCTGGTTTTTGTAGAGTGGCTGGCTTGCTGCCCGGATGTTGCAACAGCTGACGGTGATGTTGATGAGAAACAGTCAATTACTAGATCACTCTTCTGGAAACATTGCGTATCATTTCTAAATAAGATCCTGACAATTGGGCCAATGTGCATCGACGATGATGAAGATGAGACCTTTTTCAATATGAGCAGGTATGAAGAAGGAGAAACTGAAAACCTTCTTGCATTGTGGGAGGACTTTGAGTTGCGAGGGTTCTTGCCTCTTGTTACAGCACATAACATTTTGGACTTCTCAAGGAAACGTTCCTTTATAAGCGATGGTGATAAGGAAAAGAAAGCCCGTGTCAAGAGAATTTTAGCTGCTGGGAGGGCTCTTGCTAGTGTCATTAGGATTGATCAGAAAACTGTTTGTTTTGATTCAAAAGCCAAGAAATTTCTTGTTGGTGTTGAGCCTTGTGAAGGTGTCACATTTGGGTCTTCTACCCTGCTGGCAGCAAATGGCGTGGAACATGAAACCCCCTCTGAGAAGATTAATATTGGAAATATGCTGCCAATCGCACCTGGAATTGTTGcggaagatgatgatgatgaagtgATTGTTTTCCAGCCTTCTGTGAGTGAAAAGAGAATTGAGGTGATCAATTCTAACAGGCCTCCTCCTGAGACTTTGAAGCTTGATCTAAGTAGTTGTGGAGGTGATCGCAATTTCTATGGCAGTTCCGTGTCTGCTTCTCTTGATAGTCTTCGCCAGCATAATAAATCTGATGCTAGTCCTCCACTGCCTGCATCTGTTGGTAGCATTCACTCTCAGCAGTTACAGCCTGTTCAGATGCAGGCATCTAGGTGGTCAGTGAAGGAAGCTACTTCAGTGTCTAATAGTTTGAGGGCTTTGACAATGTTGGAAAATGGGCATTTAAGAAAACATGAGATGCAAGATAATCTAGGCCTTCGTCATCCTGCTGCTTACTCTTTTGCTATCCAACAACCTATCAATGCTAGTGCTGGCGGTATGTACTACAGTCAGACAAAAGTGCCAGAAACTGTGATCCCATCTGGAATTGATACAATTGTGTCGTCTAGAGTTGCTGCTGATGCTTTGGCTTCTAAAACTACCTCAGCTTCACAAGTTGGGATGCATAATAATCCAGTTAATGGCGCTGTTAGGCATCTTGGCCCCCCACCAGGTTTTGGCCCTGTTCCTCCAAAGCCACCAAGTGAAGAAACCCCTGTGATGGATGATTATAGTTGGTTGGATGGATATCGGTTGGCATCATCATTGAAAGGCTCTGGGCTTGATAGTTCTCTCAATTATGCGTCTCATGCAGATTCCCTGTATGTCAATAATAGCAGCAGTGGCTTGACTGGAACAATAAGCTTTCCTTTCCCTGGAAAACAGGTCTCACCGGTGCAATTTCAAATGGAAAAGCAGAATAGCTGGCAGGATTACAATACCCTTGATCATAAAAAATTTCAACATGAACAGAAGCTGCAGCAACATCAATTCATGAATGGAAACCAGCAGCAGTTTACCTCACTGCCTGAGCAGTTTCAAGGACAATCAATGTGGACAGGACGTTATTTTGTGTGA
- the LOC108454191 gene encoding hydroxyproline O-arabinosyltransferase NOD3-like, which yields MKRVSPLFLVLLVLGFFFATYNLLTMIIHYKTSTSEQWDLSNPFIQMPGNLMEGGGSKKYHVALTATDAPYSQWQCRIMYYWYKKVKEMPGSDMGKFTRILHSGKPDNLMEEIPTFVVDPLPQGLDRGYIVLNRPWAFVQWLEKAMIDEEYILMAEPDHVFVNPLPNLARGKHPAGFPFFYIKPSDHEHVIRKYYPEEKGPVKNIDPIGNSPVIIRTSVLEKIAPTWMNISLRMKDDPVTDKAFGWVLEMYAYAVASALHDVHHILHKDFMLQPPWDTEVGKKFIIHYTYGCDYNLKGELTYGKIGEWRFDKRSYLSGPPPRNLSLPPPGVPESVVRLVKMVNEATENIPNWDTLNRG from the exons ATGAAGCGCGTTTCGCCGCTCTTTTTGGTACTTTTAGTCCTTGGATTCTTCTTTGCAACATATAATTTGTTGACTATGATAATACACTATAAGACATCTACTTCAGAGCAATGGGATTTGTCCAATCCTTTTATACAAATGCCTGGGAATTTGATGGAAGGTGGGGGTTCTAAAAAGTACCACGTTGCTCTCACGGCAACGGATGCTCCGTATAGCCAATGGCAGTGTCGAATTATGTATTATTGGTATAAGAAGGTAAAAGAGATGCCTGGATCAGATATGGGAAAATTCACTCGAATTTTGCATTCAGGGAAGCCCGACAATTTGATGGAGGAGATTCCAACTTTTGTTGTTGATCCTCTTCCACAGGGTTTAGATCGG GGTTACATTGTCTTAAATAGACCATGGGCTTTTGTGCAATGGCTGGAAAAAGCAATGATTGACGAAGA ATACATTCTAATGGCTGAACCTGACCATGTATTTGTAAATCCTTTGCCTAACTTGGCTCGTGGAAAACATCCAGCAGggtttcctttcttttacattaaGCCGTCTGACCACGAGCATGTTATTAGGAAGTATTATCCTGAGGAGAAGGGCCCTGTGAAGAATATCGATCCAATTGGCAATTCTCCTGTGATTATTAGAACG TCTGTGCTGGAGAAAATTGCACCTACATGGATGAATATTTCTTTGAGGATGAAAGATGACCCAGTGACTGACAAAGCATTTGGATGGGTGCTAGAAAT GTATGCATATGCTGTGGCATCTGCACTGCATGACGTGCACCACATACTTCATAAAGACTTCATGCTCCAG CCACCATGGGATACGGAAGTAGGGAAGAAGTTTATAATCCATTATACTTACGGATGTGACTACAATTTGAAG GGAGAATTAACGTATGGAAAGATTGGAGAATGGCGTTTCGATAAGAGATCGTACCTTAGTGGGCCTCCTCCAAGGAACCTCTCTTTGCCCCCTCCAGGTGTTCCTGAAAGTGTG GTGAGACTTGTGAAGATGGTGAACGAAGCTACAGAGAATATTCCCAATTGGGATACACTAAATCGTGGCTGA